One part of the Pandoraea faecigallinarum genome encodes these proteins:
- the sctD gene encoding type III secretion system inner membrane ring subunit SctD: MLTLTLLDGPLAGRPMPLPVGALTLGHADADIAMTLEHDGPVTLSIGDDEVRLATTAPVWVDGEPFASENAPALPLHTVIDLAGLGLWLGDGSQPFPSPSPKRPVRRAASPAAASADVSAGDGSRRRSTIAWLAATGFSLLIAGAGVAMWRTGTANVISRAPQPDALKTLAARIAPNVQLSTMEGTVRLSGGCLDDDTRARLRAEARWLGTALSDETWCPETAVQTVGTLLRLHGFGAAQVSVAQDGALLVGGPLIADARWRAASDALDALSLPHGWRIADSAANSFERLVKTLRDAGQLRGIGISRDRSGWRLTGALSPGRQASLKGIADTWNRPTNAMPLRIEPLPSPIPTLGETGFSAPLVSIGGSPGAPQITLADGTRLAQGVRLPGGTRIVAIHPDGVSISAHDRLFYLPLTPETSHDASSDPT; the protein is encoded by the coding sequence ATGCTCACCCTGACGCTCCTCGACGGCCCGCTCGCCGGGCGTCCCATGCCGCTGCCGGTCGGCGCGCTCACCCTCGGCCATGCCGACGCCGACATTGCAATGACGCTCGAACACGACGGGCCGGTGACGCTGTCCATCGGCGACGATGAGGTACGTCTCGCCACCACGGCCCCCGTCTGGGTGGACGGTGAGCCGTTCGCATCGGAGAACGCGCCTGCCCTGCCCCTGCACACCGTCATCGATCTGGCGGGCCTCGGGTTATGGCTCGGCGACGGGAGTCAGCCGTTCCCTTCGCCGTCGCCGAAACGCCCCGTTCGCCGTGCGGCCTCCCCGGCGGCGGCGTCCGCCGACGTATCGGCGGGCGACGGCTCCCGGCGCCGCTCGACCATCGCCTGGCTCGCCGCCACCGGTTTTTCGTTGCTGATTGCCGGTGCCGGCGTTGCGATGTGGCGAACGGGCACCGCCAACGTCATCTCCCGTGCGCCGCAGCCGGACGCGTTGAAAACCCTGGCGGCGCGCATCGCGCCGAATGTCCAGCTCAGCACCATGGAGGGCACCGTCCGGTTGTCTGGCGGCTGTCTCGACGACGACACACGCGCGCGATTGCGTGCCGAAGCGCGCTGGCTGGGCACGGCACTGAGCGACGAGACATGGTGTCCGGAGACTGCCGTGCAAACCGTCGGCACATTGCTGCGGCTCCATGGCTTCGGCGCGGCACAGGTGAGCGTGGCGCAGGATGGCGCACTGCTCGTAGGCGGACCGCTGATTGCCGATGCACGATGGCGGGCGGCGTCCGATGCGCTTGACGCCCTCTCGCTGCCGCACGGATGGCGGATCGCCGACAGCGCCGCGAACAGCTTCGAGCGACTGGTGAAAACGTTACGCGACGCGGGACAACTGCGCGGCATCGGTATCTCGCGCGATCGCAGCGGATGGCGGCTCACCGGCGCACTATCGCCGGGCAGGCAGGCATCGCTAAAAGGCATTGCAGACACATGGAACCGGCCAACGAACGCCATGCCGTTGCGCATCGAGCCGCTTCCGTCGCCGATTCCCACACTCGGCGAAACGGGCTTTTCCGCGCCGCTGGTCAGCATCGGCGGATCGCCCGGCGCACCGCAGATCACGCTTGCCGACGGCACCCGCCTCGCGCAAGGCGTGCGATTACCCGGCGGGACACGGATCGTCGCGATCCATCCCGATGGTGTGTCGATCAGCGCACATGACCGGCTCTTTTACCTGCCACTCACCCCGGAGACGTCCCATGACGCTTCGTCTGACCCGACTTGA
- a CDS encoding EscC/YscC/HrcC family type III secretion system outer membrane ring protein, whose protein sequence is MCLPSFRRFARPTHLARRLPRFLRSLAALTTSGFGVAAVLAASAALPAFASPMNAPLVASVPVWHGGPFVFQSAGTPLAELLRDFGAHHGVPTVVSPQVNDRFIGTLPAGNAQETLDALSERYRLSWYFDGQTLNVYKASETSRRVMPLRYASPGALLSHLRDAGVLHPKHCVARAIPATHALEIAGVPACLDTVAMLAEYVERDARDQQESEETIKIFPLKFATADDTRYFYRGQEVVVPGVVSVLKDLILGAGPLVATATSTRPAGSVGRPDAARDVGIANVARTGTGGTPRFSADPRRNAVIVRERRRNLPIYGDLIAQLDVRPRLVDISVAIIDVNASDIAELGVDISGSARLGGFGTVSLNGQSSQMNDGDSGTFTTLVGDTNKFMLNLSALERNSKARVLSRPSIVTLDNMQAVLDRSVTFYTKVSGEKVAKLESVTSGSLLRVTPRLVPKEGEPEEDGTREQVMLTLNIEDGGEVRSERNVRNEVPTIRNSSISTHATLQAGQSLLLGGFVQDAQHEHERKIPLLGDLPIIGRLFSSTSNRNDSVMRLFLIKAEPAAVLPSA, encoded by the coding sequence GTGTGTCTGCCCTCCTTTCGTCGCTTCGCGCGTCCGACCCATCTCGCCCGCCGCCTGCCGCGGTTCCTGCGCTCGCTCGCGGCGCTGACGACATCCGGGTTCGGGGTCGCGGCGGTCCTTGCCGCCTCGGCCGCACTCCCGGCATTCGCCTCCCCGATGAATGCGCCCCTCGTCGCGTCCGTCCCCGTCTGGCACGGCGGTCCGTTCGTCTTCCAGAGTGCCGGCACGCCGCTGGCGGAACTGCTACGCGACTTCGGCGCACATCACGGCGTTCCGACCGTCGTGAGCCCGCAAGTCAACGACCGCTTCATTGGAACGCTGCCCGCAGGCAACGCTCAGGAAACACTCGACGCATTGTCGGAACGTTATCGGCTTTCGTGGTACTTCGACGGTCAGACGCTGAACGTCTACAAGGCCAGCGAGACCTCACGACGTGTCATGCCGTTGCGGTACGCGTCGCCTGGCGCCCTCCTGAGTCACCTGCGCGACGCCGGGGTGCTTCATCCGAAACACTGCGTGGCACGGGCGATTCCGGCGACACACGCGCTTGAAATCGCGGGTGTGCCGGCCTGCCTCGACACCGTCGCAATGCTCGCCGAATACGTCGAGCGCGACGCCCGCGATCAGCAGGAGAGCGAAGAGACCATCAAGATATTTCCTTTGAAATTCGCAACGGCCGACGATACGAGGTACTTTTATCGCGGGCAGGAAGTGGTCGTGCCAGGCGTAGTCAGCGTATTGAAAGACTTGATACTCGGCGCCGGTCCGCTCGTCGCCACCGCAACGTCAACCCGCCCGGCGGGTTCGGTCGGCCGTCCCGACGCCGCACGTGACGTTGGCATCGCCAACGTCGCACGGACCGGCACCGGCGGCACGCCGCGCTTTTCCGCCGATCCGCGCCGCAATGCCGTGATCGTGCGCGAGAGGCGTCGCAATCTGCCGATCTACGGCGATCTCATCGCCCAACTCGACGTTCGCCCGCGGCTGGTCGACATCTCCGTTGCCATCATCGACGTGAATGCCAGCGACATCGCCGAGCTCGGCGTCGACATTTCCGGTAGCGCCCGGCTCGGCGGCTTCGGCACCGTGTCGCTCAATGGGCAGTCGAGCCAGATGAACGACGGCGACTCGGGAACGTTCACCACGCTGGTCGGCGACACCAACAAGTTCATGCTCAATCTGAGCGCGCTGGAGCGTAACTCAAAGGCACGTGTCCTGTCGCGGCCATCGATCGTGACGCTCGACAACATGCAGGCCGTGCTCGATCGCAGCGTGACGTTCTACACGAAAGTCTCGGGGGAGAAGGTCGCGAAGCTGGAGAGCGTCACGTCGGGATCGTTGCTTCGGGTCACGCCGCGGCTCGTGCCGAAGGAGGGCGAGCCGGAGGAGGACGGCACACGCGAGCAGGTCATGCTCACGCTCAATATCGAAGACGGTGGTGAAGTGCGCAGCGAGCGCAACGTCCGCAACGAAGTCCCGACGATACGCAACTCGTCGATTTCGACCCACGCCACGCTGCAGGCCGGACAGTCGCTGCTTCTCGGCGGCTTCGTGCAGGATGCGCAGCACGAGCACGAGCGCAAGATCCCGTTGTTGGGCGATCTGCCGATCATCGGCCGGCTGTTCAGTTCGACGAGCAACCGCAACGACAGCGTAATGCGTCTGTTTCTGATCAAGGCCGAACCGGCGGCCGTTCTCCCGAGCGCCTGA
- a CDS encoding two component system response regulator, which yields MTGCTGVIVVEDHELLADGLCRLIEGELGWCVLARVANGLDVYRACVMHRPALVVLDLGLPGMDGIDVIRQCVQRWPELRIVVHSASDDGERARQSLEAGAGAFVLKSSSRETLIHAIDVVMRGERFVDPAVFGIVHDPTGAQPALDPQTVEVPEKLLTLRERQVLKLVAEGLRNRDIAALLSISVKTVETHRLNMMRKLDAHNVIDIVKWARRLRMMV from the coding sequence ATGACGGGGTGTACGGGTGTCATCGTTGTCGAGGACCACGAGTTGCTGGCCGACGGGCTGTGCCGTTTGATAGAGGGCGAACTGGGATGGTGTGTGCTGGCCAGAGTCGCCAATGGGCTCGACGTGTATCGCGCCTGCGTGATGCATCGGCCGGCGCTGGTCGTGCTGGATCTGGGGCTGCCGGGAATGGACGGCATCGACGTCATCAGGCAGTGCGTTCAGCGCTGGCCCGAGTTGCGAATCGTCGTGCATTCCGCGAGCGACGACGGCGAGCGCGCACGGCAATCGCTCGAAGCCGGCGCCGGGGCGTTCGTTCTCAAAAGCAGTTCGCGTGAGACGCTGATCCACGCGATCGATGTGGTCATGCGCGGCGAACGGTTCGTCGATCCCGCCGTATTCGGCATCGTGCACGACCCGACGGGCGCGCAGCCGGCGCTCGATCCGCAGACCGTCGAAGTACCGGAGAAGCTGCTGACATTGCGCGAGCGGCAAGTGCTCAAGCTGGTCGCGGAAGGGCTGCGCAATCGTGACATCGCGGCGCTGCTGTCGATCAGCGTGAAGACGGTGGAGACGCACCGTCTGAACATGATGCGCAAGCTCGACGCACATAACGTTATCGATATCGTGAAATGGGCACGCCGGCTGCGCATGATGGTGTGA